The genomic window CGCTCTCGGCGGTAACTTTTTCACTTCCACCGCATACCTGTACATGGCTTCGGCAAAGGTGGTCTTACCCACGCCGGTAGGCCCCACGACCAGCGTATGAAGTCCGCCGGGCGGATACAATACGGCGGCCTTGGCCTGCTCCACCTGGGCTTTGAGGCTCTCCCGGGCACCTATCATGTTGTCCAGCACGCTTTTTTCGGTCAGGCAATTATCATTTATGTTGTTAAAATTAAATTTATCTTCTCTATGTTCGGCTGTTACTAATCTATTCGGAGACCCATGCAGTTCTGTAACAGCTTTAGTTTGAAATATTTCTTTATCATCAATGCGGTTACTGTCACTTATGCCATTTTTAAGCATTCTTCTGAAGGTTTCGTAATTTTCTATTACCGGGTTATCTACTTTTAATCCCCATTTCGATTCCAGAATATATTTATCAACGTAAAGAACCGGCTTACCCTCTATTTTTACTACCTTGCCCTCCCGTACAAGGCGGTTTAATTCCTTACTGGTGTTGTTTCGGCTTACACCGATGAGTCCTCCGATAAAGCTTGCCTCAAAACCGATCCTCTGGTCTTGATGGAGCTTTTCTAGCTGCAATGACTCAGTGAGCTCCCTGAGTTTCCGATACACTTTCTCTTTCCTCTTCAGTGATTTATTATTTCCACTGTTTGCTTCGATTCTATCTTTCAAAATGCTACCCTCCTTTTATAACAATTCTTTACCACCTTTATAAAAGGCCTCCATTGGGAGGCCTTTTTGCATCAATTTTCAGGCAGCCTCTCGTGATTTATACTTTGTTTTCCCCGCACCGATGATGCCAGCATACAGAGTATGTCTATAACGGCGGTCAACAAGAAAACATCCCTTAGCCCATTCATGAAAGCAGCATCCTGAAGGTGCTTTCCGGTTAGCGGTAAAATCTTCAGATAGTATGAATGTCGGAGGGCAAAAAGCCCGCTCCCCAGAGCAACCCCCAGCACCATACCCACATTTCTCATGGTGGCAAGGACTCCGGAAGCTATTCCCTGCCTTTCCCGCGGGGCGCTGCCCATTACCGAGCTGTTGTTGGGAGTTTGAAAGAGGCCATTTCCCAGGCCAAACAGCACCAGCCTCCACACCACATCAAAGCTAGTGGAAGAAAGGCTTAGAGTGCTCATAAGGTACAGGGCTACGGAACATATCAATGCTCCGCCGGTGCTCAAAAACAGCGGGCCGATTTTATCGGAAAGAGTACCGCTGATGGGCGCCACAAGCAGCATGGTAATGGGGAAAGCCGTCATTATAAGACCGATTCTGTTTGCGGAATAACCTGCCCGGGTAAGAAAAAACGGCGTCAAGAATATCATAGTGTACTGCGCAATGAAGTTTAAAAGGCAGCTCAAATTCCCTGCCGAAAACATCCGGTTGGAAAACAGCGAAAGGTCCAGCATAGGTTCCCTGGCCCTTTTTTCCTGCAGGATAAAAGCTGTAAAAGCCAGGATAAATATTATCAGCAGGGAATAACCCAGGCCGGAAGTCCAACCGATTTCCTGGCCTTTGCTGATATATAAAAGCAGGCTTGCAAGAAAAATAAAACCAAATAATGCTCCGAGAGGATCAAATTTTTCTTTTTTTAGAACGCCTCTCTGGGGTATTACGTTTCTTGCCCAGAAATATCCTCCTATACCTATGGGGAGATTTATAAAAAATATAGACCTCCAGCCAAAACTTTTAAGCAAAAATCCCCCGAAGGACGGACCTATAGCAAGCCCCACCGCCACTGCCATGGCATTATATCCCAGAGCTTTGCCCCGCTCTTCCTGAGGAAAAGTTTTGGTTATGATGGCCGGCGCCACAGCCATCATCAGACCGGCCCCAGCCGCTTGAAAGGCTCTTGCTATGATAAGAACCCCTATGGCGGGCGATAATCCGCATAATGCCGAAGCTGCCGTAAAGATGAGCATTCCCCATAGGAAGAGTTTTTTATACCCCAGCATATCCCCCAGTCTTCCATAAGTAAGAAGGAGACTACTCAACACCAGGAGATATGACATCGAAACCCAGCTCACCGTGGTCATCCCGACTTTGAACACCTCAGACAATGTGGGCATGGCAACATTTACCACGCTGCCATCCAACGGGCCCATGATGGTCCCTAACAATACCGCTGCCAATATCCTGTATTTGTTGTCCATATCTTGCCTCCATCCGGTGGGAATTTTTCACTTAATACATTTTAACATTTACTTATAATAAATTAAAGCTGCTTTTAAAGATTCTTTTTTAATCTCAAAAGTTGTCATGCCTGTCTTCAAATTGTGAAAAAGAACATTTTCGCTATTATGGGAATTTTCTTGAAATTTCTTTTGTATTATGTTAATATATTATTACCAAAGTATTCGAGAATACGTGTATGAAAGGATGGTTATTTATGGCAACTCCACAGAAAGTAAATTATACCGATATCTCCAGGTGTCAGTATCTGAAATGCGAGGACACTTGCTATGGCCCCATATGCTATTGCACCCTGGAGGCCTGGGGTGAAAAGGCCGTATGCGGCCAGCCGGTAAAAGAAGCGTGTGAAAAGGAACATTACATCGTAATGTAAAAGGCGGACATTTAAGTCCGCTAATTTTTTTGAGAGGCGGTTTTTTCCCCAGCCTTATCACGTATCTCATTTTACCGTCTTCTTTAAACTTGTCTACCCATGTGGGGATTTGATCTACATCTTTAACATTTATTCTATTTTGCTGTAAATCCTTCTCAATGGTTATCTTCAAAATTACGCCCTCATCGGTATAGGGAAACCTCTGGGCTGAGATAAAGTTTCCCAGGGAATAAGCCGCATATCTTTCAACCATTTCGCCTCCTGGGCCTATCACCCTTACCCATTCCCCTGGCTGCGTCACATGGGGGTGGCTGCCTATCACTACATCAGCTCCTTTTTCCAGGAGCATTTTAGCCAGCTTTTTCTGCTGTTCCGACGCGACTCTCTGATATTCCTGTCCAAAATGAAGGTATACTACCACCGCATCGGCGGATTGCCGGGCTTTAGTCAGGTCTTTTAAAATAGTGTCTTCCTCGATTAAATTTACAAGATATGGCTTGTCTTTGGGAACAGGATTGCCGTTGGTGCCGTAGGTATAAGCCAGAAAGGCGATTTTGACGCCGTTTATTTCTTTAATCACTATTCTGTCCCTTTCCCCGGCGGTCCTGCTGGTTCCTACTGCCATAAGTCTCCTTTGCTCCAGCACATCTATTGTCCTGACAACGCCTTTTTCTCCGCGGTCCAGGCAATGGTTGTTTGATGTCATTATAATGTCAAACCCCGCATCTTTCAATGCATCGGCCAGCTCGTCGGGACTGTTGAATTTGGGGTAGCCAGTAAATTTTAGCTCCTTGCCTCCCAGAGTAGTCTCAAGATTGGCCATGGCTATGTCCGCGGAAGAAATCTCATCCTTCACATCCTGAAAAAACATCGAATAATTATAAAGCCCCGTTTCGGAATCATATCCCGACCATATCTGGCCATCATGCATCATCACATCCCCCACCGCTGCTATAGTGACGGTGGAGTTTGATACAGGATTTAATTGACCTTTATCCTGCCGGTTGGAAATAGTATTTTCATCATACATTGCCGCTACTCCCGGCTTTGCATTGTTTTGCAATCTTTGCGTCAGATTACCATTGGCTTTAAAAATGCCGGTAAAATTCTTTATGGAACCAATATTCAGAAATCCGGCTATAAAAAGCACTGCCACACCGCCGGCTATGCTGCCCCTTTTCCAGGGTTCCCCCATAAGCTCTCCCCCTTTATGCCCATTAATCATGCCAAAGCCATTACAACAGTTCTTCCCTCCCCATCTTCTTCAACTGTTCCACCACTTTTTTCACATCCTGGGCCTTCTTCTTGGGACATACCAGCAGAGCATCACTGGTCTCCACGACAATCATATCCTCTAATCCCACTGCGGCCACCAAACGGCCGTTGGAATATATGATGGAATTTCTGGTCTCTATATCCACAAAATCGCCCTTAGTGATATTGCCGTTTTCATCGGGCGGAAATACGCTTCCCAGGGAGTCCCAGCTTCCCACATCGTTCCATCCAAAATCCCCGGGAATAACTACCACTTCCTCAGCTCTCTCCATTATACCGTAATCGATGGATATATCCTGCAGGGTAGGATAAATATTTTCAACTGCTTCCCTTTCCTGGGCAGTGCCTATGTAGGGCTCGATTTCGGATATTTTGCGGTAAAGCCTCGGTAGGAAACGCTCGAAATTTGAAAGGATCACCGAGGTTTTCCATACGAACATACCGCTGTTCCATAGATAGTTTCCACTGTCGAGATATGCCTTGGCCTTGGGTACATCGGGCTTTTCCACAAACTCCACAACCTCAAAGGCGCTTTTTTCCTCAGCGGGTATGGATTTATCCCTATCAAACTTTATGTAACCATAACCTGTAGATGGGAAAGTCGGAGTAATTCCCATTGTGACCAGCTTACCCTTGTTTTCGGCTACACTGCAGGCAGCTCTTAAAATCCTCTGGAATTCACCCGTATTTTTTATATAATGATCAGATGGAAAAACTCCCATTACTGCGTCACCACACCTTTTTTTTATGACAAAGGCCGCATAGGCTATGCATGCAGCGGTATTTCGGCCTACCGGTTCTATCAGGATATTTTCCCTGGGAATGTCATCGATGACTACCTTGTTCAAAATCTTTTCCTGAGCTTTGTTTGTGACTATCAATATCTTTTCCGGCGGAATAATATCTTTTATTCTCTTTATGGTGTCATTTATCATGCTGTCATCGCCGGTGATGTTCAAAAACTGTTTTGGTGTAGAAATCCTGCTCAAAGGCCAGAAGCGGGTACCCCCGCCGCCGGCCATGATAACTCCGTATCTATCCATCGACATTACCCCCATTAAAAAATAAACACACAATTAGTTTTACCAAAAAAACAGGAAAAATCTCCTGTTTTTAAACAAAGTTCAGGAATTCAGCAGTTTTATTACCTCCTCATCCGTCACCTGGCCAAATTCCTCATAAAATTGCCCTACGGCATAAAAAGGCTCCTCCGATGAAAGGTAAACCACTTCATCCACCTGTGGTTTCAATTCTGCCCAAGTATCGGGTGCGATAACCGGCGTCGCCAGAATGATTTTGCCGGCCTTCAGATCTTTTAAAAATGCTATGGCAGCCCTGACCGTGTAACCTGTGGCGATACCGTCATCCACCAGGATGGCTTTTTTCCCCAAAAGGCTCCGGTAGTAGGCATTTCCCCTGTACTTTTCAAGTCTTGCCCTTATCTCATCCACTTTTTTGCGGATTGCTCTTTCCATATACCCTTCATCAATGTGAAGTATATTGACAGTCCTCTCATCAATAATGGGATTCCCCGTAGGCCCCACAGCCCCTATAGCCAACTCCTCATTGAAGGGTGCTCCTATCTTCTTTGCAACTGTGATATCCAGGGGAACATTCAGGTAATCGGCTATTACCCGTCCTATCACCACCCCGCCCCGGGGTATGGCAAAAACAACAACATCTTCATTATCCCTGTATTTTTCCAGTAGCATTGCAAGCTGCCGGGCTGCGTCCTCTCGATCTTTAAACATGGTAACCTCCAGATATACCCATCCACTTCAATAAATATCTCCTCTGTTATCAGCTTCTATTACAGTTATTATATACAGACCTTCGTCCCTTTAAGCATAGAAAGAAACTGCGGAGCAGTTTCAACACACCGCTGCAACGAGGCTGGGGATTAAACATGCCGCCTGTCTTGTTAATAGGAACCCGACCGCTTAAAGAAACGGGGGACATCTTTTCGCCTCGTTATAAATATTATACGGAAATTTACTACCCTTAATCGATAACCAGGTCTATTTTTAAGTTTCTTTATATCTCCTTCAAAAGGAAGTTTTTGAATCGCCTGCAATATACTTTAAATATTGGAAAAAGTCGATGACTTTCTCCTTCATTATGTCAGGCGATTTTTTAAACTCTTCAATAAACTTCTCAATTTGCAGGCTCATACTATCCACCTCTTAACTATATAATTATCTACCAAAAAATATATCATTAATAGAAAGCTTTTTCAATGTTTTTTCTTAACTGAAAAAAGTCTGTTCCAGCGCTTCATCCGCCTTTGCTTCAAGCGCCTGCTCATCTCCGCTTCTTACCGTCTTGAATTCCATGACAACTCCCTTTTTTGTGCCGTCTTCCGGGATTATCATGACATCGGGCCTGCCGTCTCCGGACTCTCTGTTGGATTTGACTTTATATTTTCCTTCAATGTTCACAAGCAGCCCCAGAATAAAGGCGTGATAGAAATTTTCCGCCGAGTTTTCCCCTACATCGAAGTAGCTGAAGGTTTTGTTTACCAGGTATTGAAATCCTGCTTTGAATTTTTCTATGTCTCCTTCAACCAGTTCTTTCAGAAGCTCTTTTATTTTATCCGATGTTACTTCTTCGCTTTCAAACCAGCCTGATATTATGTCACGGTATAATTTGAGTATTTCTTTGTTGGGGATTTTTAAGTTGCATACTGTGTCTCCGTATTCGGTATGGCGAATATTAACCGCTTTTAAATACCCGCTCACCAAAAGCAGGCTCCAGAGCACTTCTTTGCCGATTATTTTCTTTTTCTGTATATCTCTGAAATTGGTGTCGGTGTCTATTATTTCGTCCTTGATTTCTCCGCCTTCTATAAGAGCCTGTATCTTTGACCCTGCTCTTTTGTATAAGCCTCACCCTGTCTCCAGATTTTCAGTTCTTTGAAAAGGAAGCTATGGTCCTCCCCGGTTTTTTCGAAGAAATACCGCAGCATTTTTTCTTCCACTTTGCGGCGTCCCCCTTCTTTTCCATAAATCCTTTAAATTTTTATATTGGGGTCATTCCTCCGCCTCCCACAGTTTCCTGTCCAGAAAAGGAGGTATGTCCCCTAACCTATTATATCCTATAACATTTTGTGATACAACCTTTTTATAGCCGCCCCCTTGATTTTTGAACAATATAAAAGCCCCGGCCAGGGAAGCTGAACTCGAGCTCCTGCGCTGTCAATCCCGCCGGAGGATATGAAAGTGAAATTTTATTGACAATTTACTTATCGTCAAGATTTTTCCTCTAAAAATTTTTTTCTTTTTAAAATATAAAGTATGTGTAGCATGCAAATAAAACGTTCAAGCTTTCTCCTTCGCTTCGCAGGGCTAAAGCCGTCAATTCGGCGTGTGTCTTGCTGCCGGCCGGAGCATTTCTGCATGCCGCCCCTGCTACGCTTATATCGAGCTTAAGAACGTCTTTGGCTTCAATCTACGGTGCTCCTCATTTCTTCGCCACATATTTCCGTATATCAAATGCTACGGCGGATACAATGATAAGTCCCTTTATTATCAGTTGCCAGTAGGGGTTCATACCGATAAACGTCAGACCGTAATTGATAACACTGAATATAAGCACTCCGGCCAGTATTCCGGGGACAGTCCCAACTCCTCCTGTTATCGACACGCCGCCTACCACGCAGGCTGCTATGGCATCGAGCTCATACATGTTACCGTAATTGTTCGTTGCTCCGCCTGTTCTGGCCGCTTCCAGCACCCCCGCCAGACCGTAGAGATCACTAGCGAATTTGTTTAATATCACCTCACCTTCCTGTTGAGTTTTTTAACTCATCTTGTGGAGAATGGTGAGGGCTTTTTTCTACCTGCCGCTTTACTACTAATTGACCTAATAAAATTTTATACTATCATAGGAAAACATCGTCCATAGCATTTTCAGAAATTATATCTTTAACTCCGCTCTCTGAATAATATGATCCTGGTATTCCTTATCCAATTCAACAAAATACCCGCTCCAGCCCCATACTCTTACGATTAGATTTCGATACAGTTCGGGTTTTTTTTGCGCTTCCAGCAGTGTTTCCTTGTTTAATGTATTAATTTGTAGCTGATGACCGCCCATATCCATGAATGTTTTAACAAGCATAGCCACCTTTGTAATATTTTCATCGCTGCGGAAAACAGTATCGTGAATCTCAATGGTTAAAGGTCCTCCATTGATAGCAGCTTTCAAATTCGGCTTAACAAATGAACGTATAATAGAAACAGGCCCTTTTGTTTTTATATTAAGACTCGGTGAATAGTTGGCAGATAAAAACTCACCCTTTTTCCTTCCATCAGGGGATGCATTCAACTCCTTACCATGCCAAACGTAGTACATTGCAGATCCCGTACCTGCCCTATAGCATCCACCTCTATCGTTTGTCTTATCTTTGAGGGAATTAGCAAACATATCCACCAACTGAACTGCAATATTGTCCACATAGTCATCATCATTACCCATTTTTGGCGCTTCATATTTAAGCTTGGCCCACAGGTCTTCATAGCCATCATAATTTTCATTTATGGCATTTATAATATCCTCGGGCTTCACTGTCTTTTCTTCAAAAACAAACTTTTTAATCGCTGCCAAGGAGTCTGCAGCATTTGCTAGTCCCGTACCGTGTAACCCGTAATTGTTGTACCTGGCTCCATGGGAGATATCCCTTGCATTTTTGATGCAACCGTCCATTAATATAGACATAAATGGGGCCGGTTCCATGTATATGTCCTTGAACTTGTTTATCTCTTCATCTACTTCAGATTGTATTTCTTTTTTAACCTGTTCCATTAAAGAATCAAAATCTTTACATTCTTTTAGGCTTTCATGTATCACTTTTTCAACAACACGTAAATAAGAGAGTGCACCAATATTGGGGATATCCATTCCTACCGCGGGTATTATAAACTCCCAGCATGCCGCAACTACATAATTTCTTGCATCTTCAAGTGTATATCCTTTATCAAGCAGTCCGGGTATGACAACATCATCATTTGAGTATTGAGGAAATCCCAATCCTTGCTTGGTAAGCAAAGTCCCAAGCTCATAGAGCTTAAGGTCGGTTTTTTTATTAACTCGGAGGTTAATTTTAGGATCAATCAGTTTAAGTTCCAAACTTGCTTTCAGGCACATTTCAGAAAGTATGTTATATGCATCATTTCCATTCTCATCTACTCCACCGAGCACCATGCTCTGACCGTTGTCTCCCTGTTGCATCCCCGGATAAAGATCGCTATCCTTATTGAATGTTAGGAAAAATTCCTCCAAAAGCTCGAAGGCCTGGTCCAGATTCAAACGTCCGGCATCCAAATCCGCTTTGAGATAAGGGTACATATACTGGTCAAATCTTCCTACCGTATTATGATAATTGAAGGAAGCCCATAATGTAAAATGAAGGATGCGGAAAGATTGAAGAGCTTCGTGGAAGGTGGTTGCGCCGTATTTCGGCACACGCCTCAAGATTTCTGCAACTTCTTTATTGCCAACTCTTTCCGCTTCCTCTGCATATCTTTCGGTTAGCTGTAAAACTGCATCAATTGAATCTATAACGGCCTGCAAAAATTCCCTGCCTTTTGCATCCTCTGTAACTTCTAATGCTTGTATTGCTTCATTGCGGTGCGTCCAAAGCCCCAGCTTTATGGTAGTTGCATAGTTGGGTGAAATATTACATACTTTGCCCAGTTCATGAATATAATGGTTCTTTTTTATCTCTCTCCATTCATCAGGGGTAAAAATTTCAGGTATTTTAGGCATTGTCCTCATGAAAACGATTTTTTCATCTTCCATGATGATCGGTTTTTCCATCTCCAATACCCACCGAAGCCTTCTGGCAGCGCGCTGGATATCACTTAAATTGGCAGCAGCAAGCTCTTCGGTAAATCTTGTGAACACTGTAGGAGGAATATCCTGCCTGTATTGATGATGCTTTTTGTTTAAAATGTTGCCCAGCATTTTTTCAATTCTCCTATTCATAAAACAACACTCCTTATACTATATTTTTTGAATGGGTTGAGATAAACTCTTGGTTTTTGCTCCACATCAAATATTGGCTTATATTCTTTACCTAGCATAGAATACTTGGCCCCTGCCATCTTATTGTAGGGTAATAATTCTACCCTTTCCAAACTTTTTGCGTCTTTTAGCAGGGCCGCAATCTTCTCCATGTTTTCTTTAGTGTCAGTTATACCCGGTATTAAAGGAATCCGTATATAAAACTTTTTGCTTGTGCTGCAAAGATAATTCAGGTTTTTTAAAATCAATGTGTTATCTACTCCTGTTACTTCTTTATGTATTTTGGGATCTGTGGATTTGATATCCATAAGGACAAGGTCAACAACGTCAGCCACTTTTTTGAAAACTTCTTCAGGTGCATACCCAGAGGTTTCTATGGCAACATGTATGGGTTTCAGTTCCTTGATAAGCTCTAGTAAAAACTCAGGCTGTGCCAAAGGCTCTCCACCTGATATAGTTATGCCACCATTGCTTTTTTCCAGAATCTCTTTCCCCTTTAGTAGTTCTCTTGCCAGATCCTTAGCCTCATATTCAATTCCACAGATTTTTCGAATATGGAGAGGGCATACATTTATACATGCACCACAGGCAATACATTTTTCATGCTTGCATATATCAATACATCTACCACAATGTATACAGGAACCTTTGCTTACCATTAATTCCTTTTTAAAAGACATTCCTTCCGGATTATGGCACCAATTGCACTTTAAGGGACATCCCTTAAAGAAAACGGTTTTTCTTATTCCAGGTCCATCATGAACTGCAAATTCTTCAATATCGAATATCATTCCCTTTGTCATAATTTGACCCCTTCTATTTTACATCGCAGATTTTCGGAAACTTAGTTTCCTTTATTCTCAAAC from Biomaibacter acetigenes includes these protein-coding regions:
- a CDS encoding phosphoribosyltransferase; amino-acid sequence: MFKDREDAARQLAMLLEKYRDNEDVVVFAIPRGGVVIGRVIADYLNVPLDITVAKKIGAPFNEELAIGAVGPTGNPIIDERTVNILHIDEGYMERAIRKKVDEIRARLEKYRGNAYYRSLLGKKAILVDDGIATGYTVRAAIAFLKDLKAGKIILATPVIAPDTWAELKPQVDEVVYLSSEEPFYAVGQFYEEFGQVTDEEVIKLLNS
- a CDS encoding MFS transporter, giving the protein MDNKYRILAAVLLGTIMGPLDGSVVNVAMPTLSEVFKVGMTTVSWVSMSYLLVLSSLLLTYGRLGDMLGYKKLFLWGMLIFTAASALCGLSPAIGVLIIARAFQAAGAGLMMAVAPAIITKTFPQEERGKALGYNAMAVAVGLAIGPSFGGFLLKSFGWRSIFFINLPIGIGGYFWARNVIPQRGVLKKEKFDPLGALFGFIFLASLLLYISKGQEIGWTSGLGYSLLIIFILAFTAFILQEKRAREPMLDLSLFSNRMFSAGNLSCLLNFIAQYTMIFLTPFFLTRAGYSANRIGLIMTAFPITMLLVAPISGTLSDKIGPLFLSTGGALICSVALYLMSTLSLSSTSFDVVWRLVLFGLGNGLFQTPNNSSVMGSAPRERQGIASGVLATMRNVGMVLGVALGSGLFALRHSYYLKILPLTGKHLQDAAFMNGLRDVFLLTAVIDILCMLASSVRGKQSINHERLPEN
- a CDS encoding glycyl-radical enzyme activating protein; the protein is MTKGMIFDIEEFAVHDGPGIRKTVFFKGCPLKCNWCHNPEGMSFKKELMVSKGSCIHCGRCIDICKHEKCIACGACINVCPLHIRKICGIEYEAKDLARELLKGKEILEKSNGGITISGGEPLAQPEFLLELIKELKPIHVAIETSGYAPEEVFKKVADVVDLVLMDIKSTDPKIHKEVTGVDNTLILKNLNYLCSTSKKFYIRIPLIPGITDTKENMEKIAALLKDAKSLERVELLPYNKMAGAKYSMLGKEYKPIFDVEQKPRVYLNPFKKYSIRSVVL
- a CDS encoding PD-(D/E)XK nuclease domain-containing protein codes for the protein MSGYLKAVNIRHTEYGDTVCNLKIPNKEILKLYRDIISGWFESEEVTSDKIKELLKELVEGDIEKFKAGFQYLVNKTFSYFDVGENSAENFYHAFILGLLVNIEGKYKVKSNRESGDGRPDVMIIPEDGTKKGVVMEFKTVRSGDEQALEAKADEALEQTFFS
- a CDS encoding mannose-1-phosphate guanylyltransferase; the protein is MDRYGVIMAGGGGTRFWPLSRISTPKQFLNITGDDSMINDTIKRIKDIIPPEKILIVTNKAQEKILNKVVIDDIPRENILIEPVGRNTAACIAYAAFVIKKRCGDAVMGVFPSDHYIKNTGEFQRILRAACSVAENKGKLVTMGITPTFPSTGYGYIKFDRDKSIPAEEKSAFEVVEFVEKPDVPKAKAYLDSGNYLWNSGMFVWKTSVILSNFERFLPRLYRKISEIEPYIGTAQEREAVENIYPTLQDISIDYGIMERAEEVVVIPGDFGWNDVGSWDSLGSVFPPDENGNITKGDFVDIETRNSIIYSNGRLVAAVGLEDMIVVETSDALLVCPKKKAQDVKKVVEQLKKMGREELL
- a CDS encoding CapA family protein, with product MGEPWKRGSIAGGVAVLFIAGFLNIGSIKNFTGIFKANGNLTQRLQNNAKPGVAAMYDENTISNRQDKGQLNPVSNSTVTIAAVGDVMMHDGQIWSGYDSETGLYNYSMFFQDVKDEISSADIAMANLETTLGGKELKFTGYPKFNSPDELADALKDAGFDIIMTSNNHCLDRGEKGVVRTIDVLEQRRLMAVGTSRTAGERDRIVIKEINGVKIAFLAYTYGTNGNPVPKDKPYLVNLIEEDTILKDLTKARQSADAVVVYLHFGQEYQRVASEQQKKLAKMLLEKGADVVIGSHPHVTQPGEWVRVIGPGGEMVERYAAYSLGNFISAQRFPYTDEGVILKITIEKDLQQNRINVKDVDQIPTWVDKFKEDGKMRYVIRLGKKPPLKKISGLKCPPFTLRCNVPFHTLLLPAGRIRPFHPRPPGCNSIWGHSKCPRISDTDTWRYRYNLLSVELP
- a CDS encoding pyruvate formate lyase family protein, giving the protein MNRRIEKMLGNILNKKHHQYRQDIPPTVFTRFTEELAAANLSDIQRAARRLRWVLEMEKPIIMEDEKIVFMRTMPKIPEIFTPDEWREIKKNHYIHELGKVCNISPNYATTIKLGLWTHRNEAIQALEVTEDAKGREFLQAVIDSIDAVLQLTERYAEEAERVGNKEVAEILRRVPKYGATTFHEALQSFRILHFTLWASFNYHNTVGRFDQYMYPYLKADLDAGRLNLDQAFELLEEFFLTFNKDSDLYPGMQQGDNGQSMVLGGVDENGNDAYNILSEMCLKASLELKLIDPKINLRVNKKTDLKLYELGTLLTKQGLGFPQYSNDDVVIPGLLDKGYTLEDARNYVVAACWEFIIPAVGMDIPNIGALSYLRVVEKVIHESLKECKDFDSLMEQVKKEIQSEVDEEINKFKDIYMEPAPFMSILMDGCIKNARDISHGARYNNYGLHGTGLANAADSLAAIKKFVFEEKTVKPEDIINAINENYDGYEDLWAKLKYEAPKMGNDDDYVDNIAVQLVDMFANSLKDKTNDRGGCYRAGTGSAMYYVWHGKELNASPDGRKKGEFLSANYSPSLNIKTKGPVSIIRSFVKPNLKAAINGGPLTIEIHDTVFRSDENITKVAMLVKTFMDMGGHQLQINTLNKETLLEAQKKPELYRNLIVRVWGWSGYFVELDKEYQDHIIQRAELKI